CACTTTTCCTGGATAAACATGCAGAGTACATTGAGTCATATAGCGCTAAAAAAGATGATTATGTGAGTATTTCCTGTACTGTTCCCTAACGTCagacacataaaataaaacttttgtcatgttttgtttattgttgacGGTGTCAGTCTTACACCAAAATACATTGCAGGTAAAGTTTCTGGGTGATAGCTGCGAATGTAAGCTTCTCAAATGGAAACCTCAAAAGGAGACGTGTAATAGGAGAAATATTTCAGCTGCCATTGCTTTGGCTTccgtttcaccttagaatcaaacacaagctcctgtgttttgccttcaaatctccccACACCTCTTGTcgcacttacatttctgacctgatagaaaaatattcctctagccgctctcttcactcctccaattagctactaatgacttcctcactcataacctcctcacatgcacggcactgagacttttctggagctgccccatctctctggaatagtcttcctcatccttttcgccttgctcctactttcttctcacttaaaagagcactcaaaacccattttttcaaattcgcctacccgtcttctgtctatATAACCATGActtcttcccaccattccatatccccttcaattgtgtgctactttccccacctcctagattgtaagttctttggggcagaCTCCTCTCTTCTGCCTCACTGTCTGcagctgtctgtcatttacaacccctatttaatgtacagcgctgcataacatgttggtgctatataaatcctgttaatattaaatctataaatataaaatgggatgtatgtgtgtatgttccaccatcacttgaaaacgcaaggagacatttcaaccaaacttgccatacatatgactgagactcatgtgagtgcaccagtcatctttgtacagcgctgtgctatatgtcagagctatatttgaatgtatgtgtgtatgtatgtcatcactaggaaacacatggatacatttaaaccaaacttgctagacatatgactcagactcatgtgagtgcactgctgatctttgtacagctctgtggtgtatgtcagaggtatatttgcatgcatgtatgtatgtgtgtatgtattgctcagtgacagtgtgccttttgcttatatttttacatatttttttttggactcttacaaatttctagcttgtaataatgccttcgagaaaacctATGGCAATTGGCAGAGTgaaatcaaagacaaaaaaatgaaacaacacctagacaagaaaatcactatagtttCATTTGAATCCTTTTCccgtataatataagattgcaataaataaattcccgggcaacgccgggtaatcagctagtaataatattaatttctggCCTCTGTTGGTGTTGGCTGCCGTTGCCGGCCACTGTTACTATGCAGCTTTGCtgttggctgccattgctaattattttctgaaaatgccaaTACCCCTCAGTAATCAGTGCCAATGGCAGTCTGATTCTGATAATCAGTCAATGATTTGAGATACGCATTTAGCAATTTCACCTCCTCTTTCATTCGTGGCCCTTTGATTAAAGCAAACTTGTAtagagataacatttttttccaggagGGCAGTAATAGAAATCACCATAGTTTGCCAGTGTCAGTGGGCAAACTCATCTTTCCATTGCACTTTTCTTGCATATCAGATCAGTTGAGGAGATCTGAAATCATTAAAGTTCCTTCATATTTGTAGTTGACCTTCTCCTGACCGACTCGTATTCTCATTTTAGGGGCCTTTACAACTTTTATAATGGTAACTAGTTTTCATGGACTTCAACACAATGGGATCCTGCATTGCAGCACAGTTAAAGCTGattttctgcttatattttgccttccctgattAGTATCTCTCATATACACATACTGGTCAAGGTATTAAAAATctatgcaggcagatcatggctggtggagaATAGGAAGTTGTGACAAAGCCCTTATGTGATGctgtgattgaaagaactgaatcTGGCAGAATGGGGTAGAAAGTGCCAGATAATGCCAAATATTCTCCAGCTGGAAAAAATTGTTGGGTCTacctgacttgttgcagcttctaaagATGACCATACACTacccatttttttatatagattaggCATTGGATTTGGTTCATTCTGATTCGTTTTAATttgtacaagaaaaacaagtaaacACTGGCCCATTGCACAGGCTTCCTATGTGTAGCTGTATACATAATAGCTTTCATTATATAGGGGTTACCCATAGGAATAGTCAGGGCCATACCTATTTTAAATGGGATTTAGCAGGCACTGTGTGGTTGAAAAGATCCCAGTGTTCTCTCAAGGAGCTGGGTGTGTGGAGTAACACATGACAAACTttgtgttcccagttgttgttgctATAGGTATGTAGTAAACCCCATTATTCTCTCTGCTTTTTTACTGCCCTCCTATACTTTTTCCAGCTTTCTAATGATCTCCCCCTTAATATGTCCCATTTGTGAgccaacttttcagtacccaatcaaaaacaggcaggtggttacagaaaagttgcGGGTAATgcgcccagctagaaggggctggggagaacatcaAATCTCTGGATCAGAAGTTACTTATCCCTGTATTATCCCTGGTGGCCTGCACTGTATTGTGCCTATGTAACTGAATAAAAGAGCTTCAATGAACCATGGGAACAGAGGATGGACTACAATAAAAACAGGAAACCTATTTTTCCAGCTGCACACTGCTATCACAATTGAAAGATATTCTAGGGAAAAAGTATGATATGTTGTTATTCCTGTTAAATTCTTATAAGTTGTGTTTTTGCTTTGGCAGGAGTATTGCATGTCGGAGTACCTGCGGATGAGTGGTGTCTACTGGGGCCTTACTGTGATGGATCTGATGGGTGAGCTTCATCGTATGAACAAAGAAGAAATCCTGGAGTTTATCAAGTCCTGCCAGCATGAGTGTGGCGGGTTCAGCGCCAGCATTGGGCACGATCCTCATCTACTGTATACACTTAGTGCTGTGCAGGTAACGTGATGATCAACAAATATATGAATGTCCTGTCTGtgtaatagtattattattaataaacaggatttatatagcaccaacatattacgcagctctgtacattaaaaagaggttgcaaatgacagacggatacagacagtgacacaagattAGGAGAGGAcccagcttacaatctaggaggtggggggaagtagtgaggctattaagagacagaagaagaccggtaggtgaggttgaaaagatgggttttgagggctcttttatagtaggagcaagctgaataggacgaagaagaccaatccagagaatcggggcagctctagaaaagtcttgcactcatgcatgtgacaaggttatgagtgaggaggtcattagtagTGTATGTGCGCTTATATCCATAAACCATTTATGAGAAAAGTAAGAGCTCTCCTGTTGCTGCACCTTTTGCAGAAATGCTTCTTACTTGGCTGTCGGAGACTACTCGGCTTTAGAAAACGGCGACATTAATGGTTTTTTTCTATGTGTCAGAAACTTATAGTACTAACAACAGaagatacaaatatttacagaataacCAATGTCAGAATGAAATaatttcagcaatggcagcctccatatttgtCTGAGGAAAGGACTTTTAATCCTTCTTTACTGGTAGGCGTTTGCTGTTTACCagccctaacaaccaccagccaatggggaGATCAGCATTGAGTTGTAGTCAAAAATGGAAActgtgtttttaatgaaataaaacaaaatgatgctTGTGTATGATGCACAGCACATTGTCAAGCTCATCCAATTAGaggttacatttactttaatgctTCTTTCTCAATATAGAACCTAATACAGATTAACATGCATTATACATATTCTTTTCCTGCAGATCCTCACTCTGTTTGACAGTCTTTCTGAAGTGAACACAGAGAAGATAGTTGAGTACGTGCAGAGTCTACAGAAGGAAGACGGATCATTTTCTGGAGATAAATGGGGTAAATAATTGATTTTGTTGTAgatcttcataaaaaaataaacagaactaCTTAGTGGTCAGAGGCCAGGACCCCGGTCAGGTATTCATTACTGTCTGTGTGCCTCGTTAGAAAGAAATCACTCTCCCTATTTATCCCGATCACCATTATTATAGGAATGAAAGTGAAGGTAAACCCTTTCGTTTCAACAAGAATCGGAATAGAGGGGAATTAGGGACACTTGtttaaagtaagtttatttttatcaccaaaatctttactttacatacaagggtagcagtgttcaacccagacatttttttggtgggaagaagctgtagtgGGTGGCAAGCCATGTATTGTGactccagtaaccacccaaaaacagccgggtgcttaGTAAAAAGTGCTGGTTTGTTCCCCCCCTataagggtctggggagaacactggggtaGACAACCAATTAATAAggtgaaagttatttttttttagggtgaaGCCCTTCTGTCCTTAAAGCCTTCCAAATCACAGAAAGGGCTTCTTCCTAAAAAGAATTCTGATCTCACACAAGCGCagatgacatagccagaagaagaaaaaagatggacaAAAATAGTGGCGCCTGAAACTTCAGAAAAATTAGATATTGATTGacacccccccaataaaaaaaaaacaaaaaaaaaaacacatttaatcctactaaaaaaaaaaaaacgttttggctttaaatattatAGGCAAATGACCAAAGTGAAAGATGGTGCAAGCGATAGGACAGACTTGCTTACCActaattgtttgttttcagtgctgctcatttatatatatatatatatatatatatggcttacTGGTCTTAGGggtggtggttgcattagttttctttttccatagctattttcttttttcttttcagcctTTGATCTTgacagtaacacattttttttttacaggttttatatagcaccaacatactacacagcgctgtacattaaataggggttgcaaatgacaggcagatacagacagtaacacagaaggaggagagaaccctgccccgaagagcttacaatctaggaggttggggaagtaacacacaatagaggGGGAGTATTTCTTCTACAGTACATCAACAACACTcaactccctgttttataaatagacccatttaGACTTATTAGAATTATCAGTACTGTGAGTTATTTTAATTGCCAATAAATGATTTGATCTACAAACAATAACTACCTACTAATTAATCTCTGCTTTTATCTTTCAGGAGAAATAGACACTCGTTTCTCTTTCTGTGCTGTAGCAACACTTGCACTGCTGGTAGGTTGAAGCTTGATGCTAAATAATGATTCCACTcattatattaaattgtaaagGTACTAGAACAAGGGCTTTATCTATCAATTGTTCTCCTGTCAATTCATTTAAAATTCGCTGACAAGTGTATTTCACGCCTCCTGTCAGTTTCTACcgtaataaaacaatgactcgttctgccacctagtggacaattgtcaaagtgcacagctgtcaatAAGAAAATGATAATATGTATGAACAAAAATTATGCGAGAAATTAGGCGAATTgacgggaataatttataaatacacccctataTGTAATTCTCTAGCTATTTTGGAACTGAATATCTCAGCAAAGCCAGAATTCCTGTAGAAGACAAACACacttttataatattgttatagaGGTAGAGTGTCAGGAAAGGACAAGCAGATTGCTGTATATTGCACGAAGACAGTGATAGGAAAGGAAAAGCAGACTGTAGTATTTTTTACAGTGTTAGGAAAGGACAAAGCAACTCAAGGATAATTTCAGGAATGGACAAGCAAGTTGTAGTATATTGCACAGGTACTTTGTCATATAATGACAAGCTGACAGTAAAATATTGCTCAGGTAAAGTGTCAGGAAGGGATTAGATGACTGTAATATATATCTAATGTATAATGTCTGGGGAAAAAACACAGCATATTCTTTTGCTCAGGTACACCGCCTGCATTTTCCAGCAGGTGGCGCACTCTGCTAATCACACAAATCTCTGCAGCTGGAAAAGAATCTGCTTGGGTTGTATAAAAcagctttacctttttttgatAGAATTGGTATTTTCATGATCACTCCTAAAATatgggatttattttatattaggtcTGGCAGAATAAACAAtgcatattgtgttttttatgcctATATCTCTGTAGGCAGAACAGTTGGTGTATACTACAGATACAGGGGGTGGTATGTAGAAATATTTGTCTACAGTGGTTTTAGGTTCCTTAACTGTGTTTATTATAGCATATAGAAACAATGGCTTCCATTAGGGCCTTGCTCCCAATGCATTAGGGCAGTTAAATGTACCAGAACCTAAATGTACACATTCTCAGTTCTGGATGTAAATATAGTTTGAAGCCACTAGAGGTCACTATTCTCTGTTATAAAATTCCCTGTAAATGTTAAGTTTGAAGACAAATGGTgacattttatttctcattttatcCATTTATCTGAGTACTCAAAGATGTTCAGGGCAAACATTTAGCAATAAACTCGACAAACACTGACAGCACTAATTCTCCATAATAAAGTTGGCTACATTTgaagcttcagctttggttgccaagtTGATCAgcaatcttggcttcccctgcacattctgggaatgaatgaactcccatgcacagcATGACCTATCAGGATGGCTGAAAATCGTCTAGAGGGAGtgaggaaagaagaagatggcggggGCCTGCAAAGGGATGGGGACTGttgagtattgtgggtttagttccactttaaggacagGCTTCTTGATACTGACAACAGTAGACCACATAGCTGGGAAAACTGTTACTTGTTAATGGATCtctggtgtctatttataaatagtgtatctggcattcactgaaacattccctggtggagaatcaattgttGCTATTGAAACATAGACCTGGCAAATtccaaagaatgtttcagtgaatgttgaaatcactgatttataaatggcCCCGGTGGAAAATCTTTCAGATCAATGTGTTTTGATAGCAGTATTtgtttctccaacagggaatatCTCCGTGAAtaacagattcactgctttgtgaAGCAACCTCTAAGTGTTACAAACATAACATTAAACACTGTGCTGTATCATTTCAGTCCCAGCAGCTGTTATTGTTTGTAGATCACAGATtggcacatattttacaactGTTGCCAGGAGCTGCATGAATtattgaagtttattattatcattaatattaaacaggatttatatagcgctaaaacattacgcagtgctgtacattaaataggggttgcaaatgacaaacagctacagacaggaggaggagaggaccctgccccgaagagcttacaatctcagatTAGACGAAGTAGATAGAAGTGGGTAAAAACGGATCCACAAAGGCTACAAAATATTTGTAGTGGAACGGATCCTGTAGACAGAGGCCATCATATCACAATAATTGTTTCTGGAAGCAATGGTTTTAATTTTACAACTGatctctgttctatggaggggagagAACAAGCGGGAAGCCCCCATGCTGCGTTGTCCCCTCTAGTATGACAATAGCCCTTGTTCACATTAGTCATATCCGGCATGGCCGATTCGTTTACCTCATTGTACTGGCGCTAGATTTTCACATTCTTTCCTGATCTGACTAAGATCTGTACAATGCTTAAGTCCTGGAAGTAACTAGGAATAAAGTAACCCTGTTGCCCTTGAATTCCTGTATATCAAtgtttaagaaaataataaaggttCTGTGATGAACCAGAATGTTTTGTAACACCGTGATGATCAAATGCCTGGAAATCTGTAGCAGATAACTGTTTCTGCCTAAAATGTCATCTTAAGTAAAGCAGTTGTTGCTCAGCACCTAAATGTCAGACTTGTCTGTGTACCTGCAGGGAAAGCTGGATGCTGTGAATATAGAGAAGGCAATAGACTTTGTTTTGTCATGTATGAACTTTGATGCGGGATTTGGCTGCAGGCCCGGC
This portion of the Pyxicephalus adspersus chromosome 8, UCB_Pads_2.0, whole genome shotgun sequence genome encodes:
- the RABGGTB gene encoding geranylgeranyl transferase type-2 subunit beta; this translates as MGTPLKDVVLKPDAPKTLFLDKHAEYIESYSAKKDDYEYCMSEYLRMSGVYWGLTVMDLMGELHRMNKEEILEFIKSCQHECGGFSASIGHDPHLLYTLSAVQILTLFDSLSEVNTEKIVEYVQSLQKEDGSFSGDKWGEIDTRFSFCAVATLALLGKLDAVNIEKAIDFVLSCMNFDAGFGCRPGSESHAGQIYCCTGFLAITNQLHQINADLLGWWLCERQLPSGGLNGRPEKLPDVCYSWWVLASLRIIGRLHWIDREKLRVFILACQDEETGGFADRPGDMVDPFHTLFGIAGLSLLGEDGIKPVNPVFCMPEEVLRRINVQLDLGS